Proteins found in one Prochlorococcus marinus XMU1405 genomic segment:
- a CDS encoding HNH endonuclease → MHKQDAIYLDQFCPKISNKSWRESLNKVTNFKCIYCGKPSESLDHLHPLSKGGISSTSNCVPCCLSCNGKKSDSEVLSWYRKQNFYDPRRAMAIRAWFNDDLKLASVLLNYLNKK, encoded by the coding sequence ATGCATAAACAAGATGCAATTTATCTTGATCAGTTTTGTCCAAAGATAAGTAATAAAAGTTGGAGAGAGTCACTTAATAAAGTTACTAATTTTAAATGTATTTATTGCGGTAAACCATCAGAATCACTTGATCACCTACATCCATTGTCAAAAGGCGGTATAAGCAGTACAAGTAATTGCGTCCCATGTTGTTTGTCATGTAATGGTAAGAAATCTGATTCGGAAGTTCTTAGTTGGTACAGGAAACAAAATTTTTATGATCCTCGAAGGGCTATGGCGATACGAGCATGGTTTAATGATGATTTAAAACTAGCTTCAGTTCTTTTGAACTACTTAAATAAAAAATGA
- a CDS encoding josephin, with amino-acid sequence MENSPQYLFLASGVNNGEGFWLVGIKNCDENILEDKNLLDCHRKELMGNESAKDILLAINLNINNLLNELRNKNYLIERPSVGISFDIPLEILENIFDFWLDIYKNQEAWEACLGLLKVRKRIPLTNLIEYKSLKGNSKKWALKIETLHTYVPSSPRIEKSNDPMWE; translated from the coding sequence TTGGAGAATTCACCTCAATATCTATTTCTTGCTAGTGGAGTCAATAATGGAGAAGGGTTTTGGCTTGTAGGAATAAAAAATTGCGATGAAAATATTCTTGAGGATAAAAATCTTTTAGATTGCCATAGAAAAGAATTAATGGGTAATGAATCTGCAAAAGATATTCTTTTGGCTATTAATTTAAACATAAATAATTTATTAAATGAACTAAGAAACAAGAATTATTTAATTGAAAGACCTTCAGTGGGGATTTCATTTGATATCCCTTTAGAAATATTGGAAAATATTTTTGATTTTTGGTTAGATATTTATAAAAATCAAGAAGCCTGGGAAGCTTGTCTAGGTCTTCTTAAAGTTAGGAAAAGAATTCCCCTAACAAACCTAATTGAATACAAGAGTTTAAAGGGTAACTCTAAAAAATGGGCTTTAAAAATTGAAACGTTACATACTTATGTTCCTTCTTCTCCTAGAATTGAAAAATCAAATGATCCAATGTGGGAATAA
- a CDS encoding phosphoribosyltransferase yields the protein MVSYFTWSEFDKSVEQIANKCRFKEFSGIYGVPRGGLCLAVALSHKLKIELISEPIKNSLIVDDVYETGITLTNFKNIEGAMFFVLFSKIKPIWWNTVHISKKSQWIVFPWENTLNTKSDREEYIKKRGLS from the coding sequence ATGGTAAGTTATTTTACTTGGAGCGAATTTGATAAGAGCGTAGAACAAATAGCTAATAAATGTAGGTTTAAGGAATTTTCTGGAATATATGGAGTTCCTCGTGGCGGATTATGTCTTGCTGTAGCACTAAGCCATAAATTAAAAATTGAATTAATTTCAGAACCAATAAAGAATTCACTAATAGTAGATGATGTTTATGAAACAGGCATAACTTTGACGAACTTCAAGAATATTGAAGGAGCAATGTTTTTTGTATTATTTAGTAAGATCAAACCTATATGGTGGAATACAGTGCATATATCAAAAAAAAGCCAATGGATTGTTTTCCCTTGGGAAAATACTTTAAATACAAAAAGTGACCGCGAAGAGTACATCAAAAAAAGAGGTTTAAGTTGA
- a CDS encoding nucleoside 2-deoxyribosyltransferase: MRKKLYLANPYGFSKQTKTLLNEFIEIFNDLNVEVFEPFERAKPLMQQESEWAYQVARSNFHDLKECDCIFAIVNGNPPDEGVMIELGIAIALKKEIFLFRDDFRNCADSNQYPLNLMLFLGLPKDNWEKYYFESLQDIKSNKKRFVEWAEN, encoded by the coding sequence TTGAGAAAAAAATTATATTTGGCTAATCCATATGGATTTTCAAAACAAACTAAAACCCTCTTAAATGAATTTATTGAAATCTTCAATGATTTAAATGTAGAAGTATTTGAACCTTTTGAGAGAGCAAAACCATTAATGCAACAAGAAAGTGAGTGGGCATATCAGGTTGCAAGAAGTAATTTCCATGATTTAAAAGAATGTGATTGTATTTTTGCGATTGTTAATGGAAATCCACCAGATGAAGGGGTAATGATTGAATTAGGTATAGCAATTGCTTTAAAAAAGGAAATCTTTTTATTCAGGGATGATTTTAGAAATTGTGCTGATAGCAATCAATACCCATTAAACCTAATGTTATTTCTTGGACTGCCTAAAGATAATTGGGAAAAATATTATTTTGAATCATTACAAGATATAAAAAGTAATAAAAAAAGATTTGTGGAGTGGGCTGAAAATTAG
- the rpsU gene encoding 30S ribosomal protein S21 has product MTQVTVGENEGIESALRRFKRQVSKSGIFADLKRLRHHETPIEKYKRKLQQRRKARRR; this is encoded by the coding sequence TTGACACAAGTTACAGTAGGAGAGAATGAGGGAATTGAATCTGCCCTTAGAAGATTTAAGAGACAAGTTTCTAAGTCTGGAATCTTTGCAGATTTAAAAAGACTTAGACATCATGAAACCCCTATTGAAAAATACAAAAGAAAGTTGCAACAGAGAAGAAAAGCAAGAAGAAGATAA
- a CDS encoding helix-hairpin-helix domain-containing protein yields MISKFLSKLKSILFKSAVTTETPLKKEKKAAKSAKTSKTKTKTKTKAKVVNSKKNIETLTSLPGVGAKSAKALYEAGFKTTKAVIAADEKDLLAVSGVGINLVKKLKKLK; encoded by the coding sequence ATGATTTCTAAATTTCTAAGCAAACTAAAATCAATTCTATTTAAAAGTGCAGTAACCACTGAAACTCCTTTAAAGAAAGAAAAAAAAGCAGCTAAGTCTGCAAAAACTTCAAAAACCAAAACAAAAACCAAAACCAAAGCTAAAGTCGTTAATTCTAAGAAAAATATTGAAACTTTAACCTCACTTCCAGGTGTTGGAGCGAAATCCGCAAAAGCTTTGTATGAGGCTGGATTTAAAACAACTAAGGCAGTTATTGCTGCTGATGAAAAAGATCTTCTTGCTGTGTCAGGAGTAGGAATAAATCTTGTTAAGAAGCTAAAAAAGCTAAAATAG
- a CDS encoding uridine kinase family protein — protein MKLIFISGPSGSGKTTLSNQILKKNKQGIVLSTDNYYKTGLKSKLLSKFVEGYFDRSISFNNKLLKKDFDFIYKNRISIRDRYYDFEKKTIQIFLNEKKNISFLIVEGIFAREFSSTLNIQDYYFLEIKTKKNECMKRVVKRDIKDRGKDKKQAESDFLKSWDIYYEKGKPNSTKNNTNRFIIEKSSDLDKIMKKLFN, from the coding sequence ATGAAGCTTATCTTCATAAGTGGACCCTCTGGAAGTGGTAAAACAACTTTATCTAATCAAATACTAAAAAAAAACAAACAAGGTATTGTTTTAAGTACCGACAACTACTATAAGACTGGGTTAAAAAGTAAATTACTATCAAAATTTGTAGAAGGTTATTTTGATAGGAGTATTAGTTTTAATAACAAACTGTTGAAGAAAGATTTTGATTTTATTTATAAGAATCGAATTTCAATTCGTGATCGTTATTATGATTTTGAAAAGAAAACAATTCAAATTTTTTTAAACGAAAAAAAAAATATTAGTTTTTTAATTGTTGAAGGTATTTTTGCCAGAGAATTCTCAAGCACTTTAAATATTCAAGATTATTATTTTTTAGAAATAAAAACTAAAAAAAATGAGTGCATGAAAAGAGTTGTCAAAAGGGATATAAAAGATAGGGGGAAGGATAAAAAACAAGCTGAAAGTGATTTCTTAAAATCCTGGGACATTTATTACGAAAAAGGGAAACCTAATAGCACAAAAAATAATACAAATAGATTCATTATTGAGAAAAGTTCTGATTTAGATAAGATTATGAAAAAATTATTTAATTAA
- a CDS encoding NAD(P)-binding protein: MKSDFTYDLVIIGGGISACVFASNYLKNNITKKIALVEIGRGLGGRSSTRISKRFKGWKLNHGAPNFNISNSKNNLLLKSYIDELLENKFIKIDDSDTFFLNEDSILEKNEKSEFSCGINYLSLGSMSQLSQKIIESNNLKGKIDFYFETLIVDLKFNNNEWLLTSKNGDKFTSKYLICSTNLLLHKRSLKILNINQIPLRKAIPLNYDKKIDLLLNFLEEQTFIPRLTFLIYTNENYSYKDFYSKKQRYFYLKKNLEKKFRFERIIFQRQVNNNLGIVIHSKNKEFVNSYLNAKDEEVFKKKIIENFNKLFEDNSIVNKLTFDEKISIMKWRASQPSGIAVPLSLQVSRKYRIGFCGDWFEGDGFSRIEGSILSALILEKKINDLIK, encoded by the coding sequence ATGAAAAGTGATTTTACATATGACTTAGTAATAATAGGTGGAGGAATATCTGCGTGTGTCTTCGCTTCGAATTATCTGAAAAATAATATTACAAAAAAGATTGCATTAGTTGAAATTGGTCGCGGACTTGGAGGTAGATCAAGTACAAGAATAAGCAAAAGATTTAAAGGATGGAAATTAAACCATGGTGCTCCAAATTTTAATATATCCAACAGTAAAAATAATCTTCTATTAAAAAGTTATATTGATGAATTATTGGAAAATAAATTTATTAAAATTGATGACTCTGATACATTTTTTCTAAATGAAGATTCTATTTTAGAAAAAAATGAAAAATCAGAATTTTCTTGCGGTATTAATTATCTATCTTTAGGTTCTATGAGTCAATTATCGCAAAAGATAATTGAATCTAATAATTTAAAGGGTAAAATTGATTTTTATTTTGAAACTTTAATAGTTGATTTGAAGTTTAATAATAATGAATGGTTACTTACATCAAAAAATGGAGATAAATTTACATCTAAATATCTTATTTGTTCAACTAATTTGTTGTTGCATAAAAGGTCATTGAAAATATTAAACATAAATCAAATTCCATTAAGAAAAGCTATTCCTTTAAATTATGATAAAAAAATAGATTTACTATTAAATTTCTTAGAAGAACAAACATTTATACCTAGGTTAACTTTTTTAATTTATACAAATGAAAATTATAGTTATAAAGATTTTTATTCTAAAAAACAAAGGTATTTTTATTTAAAAAAAAATTTAGAAAAAAAATTTAGATTTGAAAGAATTATTTTTCAGCGGCAAGTTAATAATAATTTAGGTATTGTAATACATTCAAAAAATAAAGAGTTCGTTAATTCTTATTTAAATGCAAAGGATGAAGAGGTTTTTAAAAAAAAAATAATTGAAAATTTCAATAAACTCTTTGAAGATAATTCTATAGTAAATAAATTAACTTTTGATGAAAAAATTTCTATTATGAAATGGAGAGCTTCTCAACCTTCTGGCATTGCTGTTCCATTATCTTTGCAAGTTAGTAGAAAATATAGAATTGGATTTTGCGGAGACTGGTTTGAAGGAGATGGATTTAGCAGAATTGAAGGCTCAATATTAAGTGCTTTGATATTAGAAAAAAAAATTAATGATTTAATTAAATAA
- a CDS encoding peptidase E, protein MPNKNIVAIGGGGFGRSLGSLEIEKYIVSLINKKRPKICFIPTASGDSSLYKLNFYRAFSKLDCITSHIDFFSRTENLEEKVLTQDIIYVGGGNTKSMLAVWKEWNLHKILQIAYEQGIVMSGVSAGAICWFDKGITDSYAKELAIIDCLGIVEGIACPHFDEEKEREPYVNDVIQREIIESCICIEGNCALHIKNDFDYSSIDFGNGRNCFRVTRKNKIVKKEIL, encoded by the coding sequence ATGCCTAATAAAAATATAGTCGCAATTGGGGGAGGAGGGTTTGGACGGTCATTAGGCTCTCTTGAAATTGAAAAATATATAGTTTCTTTAATTAATAAAAAAAGACCTAAAATTTGCTTTATTCCAACAGCATCTGGCGATAGTAGTTTGTACAAACTAAATTTTTATAGAGCATTTTCTAAACTTGATTGTATAACAAGCCATATTGATTTCTTCTCTAGAACAGAAAACTTAGAAGAGAAAGTTTTAACTCAAGATATCATTTATGTTGGCGGAGGAAATACAAAAAGTATGTTAGCTGTTTGGAAAGAATGGAATTTACATAAAATTTTGCAAATTGCTTATGAACAAGGAATTGTAATGAGTGGTGTAAGTGCTGGGGCTATTTGCTGGTTTGATAAAGGCATAACTGATTCTTATGCTAAAGAATTAGCCATAATTGATTGCTTAGGTATAGTTGAAGGTATTGCCTGCCCGCATTTCGATGAAGAGAAAGAGAGGGAACCTTACGTTAATGATGTTATTCAGAGAGAAATTATTGAATCTTGTATATGTATTGAGGGCAATTGTGCCTTGCATATTAAAAATGATTTTGACTATTCCTCAATTGATTTTGGTAATGGTAGAAACTGCTTTAGAGTTACAAGGAAAAATAAGATTGTAAAGAAAGAAATTCTTTGA
- a CDS encoding GNAT family N-acetyltransferase, which translates to MNLRQITIKDQMELKKVYFDSIQSLDEKIYSQEQKRAWSSQAWKNPNFDKSIIKGKGWLISKQGIIIAFATRYPTDRIALFYCKAEFQRKGYGTKLLLKLEDEAKKEGLDSLYTEASLISYELFLKNEWEIIRKEKVILNNIFFERYKMTKIIKIN; encoded by the coding sequence ATGAATTTAAGACAAATCACCATTAAAGATCAAATGGAATTAAAGAAGGTTTATTTTGATTCAATTCAATCTTTAGATGAAAAAATTTATAGTCAAGAACAAAAAAGAGCCTGGTCAAGCCAAGCTTGGAAAAACCCAAATTTTGATAAGTCAATAATTAAAGGAAAAGGATGGCTTATAAGTAAACAAGGAATAATTATTGCTTTTGCCACAAGATATCCCACCGATAGAATTGCGCTATTTTACTGTAAAGCTGAATTCCAAAGAAAAGGCTACGGCACTAAGTTACTTCTTAAATTAGAAGATGAAGCAAAGAAAGAAGGTTTAGATTCTCTTTATACTGAAGCGAGCTTAATAAGTTATGAATTATTTCTTAAAAATGAATGGGAAATTATACGTAAAGAAAAAGTCATTTTAAATAACATTTTTTTTGAAAGATATAAAATGACTAAAATTATAAAAATTAATTAA
- a CDS encoding DUF3303 domain-containing protein, which yields MQLFLADCQFPDIENQVKAYQLFVEAWDNGEIAKSDKTDKFEMLFRVHAPGEGRVVCLCKAESDKEIFEHFAPWRAKFGIHMEFTPVISCQNVVDYHKDLFKTLG from the coding sequence ATGCAATTATTTCTTGCTGACTGCCAATTCCCAGATATTGAGAATCAAGTGAAAGCTTATCAATTATTTGTAGAAGCTTGGGATAATGGTGAAATTGCTAAATCAGATAAAACAGATAAATTTGAGATGTTATTTAGAGTTCATGCTCCAGGGGAGGGTAGAGTAGTTTGTTTATGTAAGGCAGAGAGTGATAAAGAAATTTTCGAGCATTTTGCTCCATGGAGAGCCAAATTTGGCATTCATATGGAATTTACACCTGTAATAAGTTGTCAAAATGTTGTTGATTACCATAAAGATTTGTTTAAAACTTTAGGGTAA
- a CDS encoding DCC1-like thiol-disulfide oxidoreductase family protein, with protein sequence MNSNYIFIYDGECPFCNHFAELLEIKSKINNIKILDGRKNLTLIKSLLDKGYDLDKGAILLKDEDIFHGAEAINTICRQINNPSSSLLLLLTRVFKSNKRTNLIFPLLVRARRFALISKGISLSLV encoded by the coding sequence ATGAATTCCAACTATATCTTTATTTATGATGGAGAATGCCCTTTCTGCAACCATTTTGCTGAGCTCCTTGAGATCAAAAGCAAGATAAATAATATTAAAATTCTTGATGGTCGTAAAAATTTAACTCTAATTAAATCTCTTCTAGATAAAGGTTATGATCTAGATAAAGGAGCTATTCTCCTGAAAGATGAAGATATCTTTCACGGAGCAGAGGCAATTAATACTATTTGTAGACAGATAAATAATCCCTCAAGTAGTTTACTGTTGTTACTTACTAGAGTGTTTAAATCAAATAAACGAACAAATTTGATATTTCCTTTACTAGTAAGAGCCAGAAGATTCGCATTGATATCAAAAGGTATATCGTTATCCCTAGTTTAA
- a CDS encoding MBL fold metallo-hydrolase has translation MTFEATYLGSNGWLIKFKKTNLIIDPWLKGDLIFPPGEWFFKGSLEEEISIDKKIDIILLTQGLPDHCHVPTLEMFRKDIPIICPKSAVETLKKIGFNLIKVLKPTEKTNYFNLSFEATAGAPVPQIENGYIVKDDQDNGFYIEPHGFLDENLNKQSLDAVITPTKNLELPLVGSFVKGADVIPKLINKFNPKYILSSTIGGDAKYTGFLNNFISVQDYAEELNCNLVDLKSMQSIMI, from the coding sequence ATGACTTTTGAAGCGACCTACCTTGGTTCAAATGGTTGGCTTATAAAATTTAAAAAAACCAATTTAATTATTGATCCTTGGCTTAAAGGAGATTTAATATTTCCTCCAGGTGAGTGGTTTTTTAAAGGATCATTAGAAGAAGAAATTTCAATAGATAAAAAAATAGATATTATTTTATTAACTCAAGGATTACCTGACCACTGTCATGTTCCAACATTAGAAATGTTCAGAAAGGATATTCCTATAATTTGCCCTAAAAGTGCTGTTGAAACATTAAAAAAAATTGGTTTTAATTTAATTAAAGTGCTTAAGCCAACTGAAAAGACAAATTATTTTAATTTAAGTTTTGAAGCCACTGCTGGAGCTCCAGTACCACAAATAGAAAACGGATATATTGTTAAAGACGATCAAGATAATGGGTTTTATATAGAACCTCATGGATTTCTTGATGAAAATTTAAACAAGCAAAGTCTTGATGCAGTCATTACTCCTACAAAAAATTTAGAATTACCCTTAGTAGGTTCTTTTGTAAAAGGTGCTGATGTAATCCCTAAATTGATTAACAAATTCAATCCAAAATATATACTTTCAAGCACCATAGGTGGTGATGCAAAATATACAGGCTTTTTAAATAATTTTATTTCAGTTCAAGATTACGCAGAGGAATTAAATTGTAATCTTGTAGATCTAAAGAGTATGCAATCTATTATGATTTAA
- the pepN gene encoding aminopeptidase N, with protein MNNPINQESISRYVKLKDYKVFDYEIPEIFLDFVIKKNLVNVTTKLKLVKTNKNTRNLILDGTDIFIKKLFIDDSLLEEENYEQQKNNLKIKNINKDNFLLKIEGIIKPKENISLLGMYESNGIITTQCEAEGFRRISFHSDRPDILSKYTVRIEADKNDYPVMLSNGNVVKENDLKNNRHEIIWEDPYPKPSYLFALVAGKLNCVKDNFTTKSNKKVKINIYVEYGDEKYVQHAISSLQKSMRWDEDKYNLEYDLSLFNIVAIRHFNMGAMENKSLNIFNSKLILANSETTTDQELERIEGVIAHEYFHNWTGNRVTCRDWFQLSLKEGLTVFRDQQFTADLHNHEIKRLEDAKFLRGNQFREDSGPTSHPVMPERYKEIDNFYTTTIYEKGSEIIRMLNNLVKDENFLKGFSNYISTYDGKAATIDQFVDKILEHNNEIDPEEFKVWYKQNGTPKVKFKRIWDQTDEKLTIQASQSNPIKNNPYNDLPLIIPINLAIFFGDNKRIEKTVVLKTKKQEFIFRNVRSNLKIPFVTYFREFSSPVEWESDTTLHEKFLILKYEKDFFTLSNTLRELFKKIILCRLDEKPDHKVENILISNLISFIKNKDINLSLLSELLCIPTFAEIESEIKNIDPLKIYKIIDELNHLFGTRLKEELNFKLQEIEKNLDKVWPEGKNERKLIETIWKLLLHSNDEEIKCKIINYVDSNSMTLAKAALNSFSRINCPERKIISNIFFNKWKNNSVVLDSWFSFNASIEIDEKTNSIEKLFQNKFFDSKSPNTLRAILNTFVTRNSTFHAIDGSGYKYIAKKIIEFDKLNPIVISRFVKVFSRYNFYSEPYKSNMIETIKQIKKNKLSKNTKEVLDAIIE; from the coding sequence ATGAACAATCCTATAAACCAAGAAAGTATTTCAAGATATGTAAAACTTAAAGATTACAAAGTTTTTGATTATGAAATTCCAGAAATCTTTTTGGACTTCGTAATTAAGAAAAATCTTGTAAACGTTACGACGAAACTAAAATTGGTAAAAACAAATAAGAATACAAGAAATCTAATCCTTGATGGCACGGATATATTTATTAAAAAATTATTTATAGATGACTCACTACTAGAAGAGGAAAACTACGAACAGCAAAAAAATAACTTAAAAATTAAAAATATAAATAAAGATAATTTTTTATTAAAAATAGAAGGAATAATTAAACCAAAGGAAAATATATCCCTTTTAGGAATGTATGAGAGTAATGGAATTATAACTACGCAATGTGAGGCAGAAGGATTTAGAAGAATAAGTTTTCACTCTGATAGGCCTGATATTCTAAGCAAATACACCGTGAGAATTGAGGCCGACAAGAATGATTATCCTGTTATGCTTTCAAATGGTAACGTCGTAAAAGAAAATGATCTTAAAAATAATCGACATGAAATAATTTGGGAAGACCCATATCCAAAACCCTCATATCTATTTGCATTGGTAGCGGGTAAACTTAATTGTGTAAAAGATAATTTCACAACAAAATCGAATAAAAAAGTAAAAATAAATATTTATGTTGAGTATGGCGATGAAAAATATGTCCAACATGCAATAAGTTCCTTACAGAAATCTATGAGATGGGACGAAGATAAATATAACCTTGAATACGATTTGTCATTGTTCAATATAGTTGCAATTAGGCACTTTAATATGGGAGCAATGGAAAATAAAAGTCTCAATATTTTCAACTCAAAACTAATACTCGCTAATTCTGAAACAACAACTGATCAGGAATTAGAGAGAATAGAGGGTGTGATCGCCCATGAATACTTCCATAATTGGACGGGTAATAGAGTAACTTGTAGGGATTGGTTTCAATTATCTCTTAAAGAGGGTTTAACAGTATTCAGAGATCAACAGTTCACAGCAGACCTTCATAATCATGAAATCAAGAGACTTGAGGATGCAAAATTTCTTAGAGGGAATCAATTTAGAGAGGATTCTGGTCCAACATCGCATCCTGTAATGCCAGAAAGATACAAAGAAATAGACAATTTCTACACGACCACGATATACGAAAAAGGATCAGAAATAATTAGAATGCTCAACAATCTTGTAAAAGATGAAAATTTCTTAAAAGGATTTAGTAATTACATTTCAACATATGATGGTAAGGCAGCAACAATAGACCAATTTGTCGATAAAATTTTAGAGCATAATAATGAAATCGATCCTGAAGAATTTAAAGTCTGGTACAAGCAAAATGGCACACCAAAAGTTAAATTCAAGAGAATCTGGGATCAAACAGACGAAAAACTTACAATTCAAGCATCTCAAAGTAATCCAATAAAGAACAACCCATATAATGATTTACCTCTAATAATTCCTATAAATCTGGCTATATTTTTCGGAGACAATAAAAGAATAGAAAAAACAGTTGTTTTAAAAACAAAAAAACAAGAATTTATTTTTAGGAATGTTAGATCTAACCTCAAAATTCCTTTTGTAACTTATTTTCGCGAATTCTCTTCACCAGTTGAGTGGGAATCTGACACTACCTTGCATGAAAAATTTTTAATCTTAAAATATGAAAAAGATTTTTTTACACTATCTAATACTCTAAGAGAATTATTTAAAAAAATCATTTTATGCAGATTAGATGAAAAGCCAGATCACAAGGTTGAAAATATATTAATCAGCAATTTAATATCATTTATAAAAAATAAAGATATAAATTTGTCTCTTCTATCAGAATTACTATGTATTCCGACATTTGCTGAAATTGAATCAGAGATAAAAAATATAGACCCTTTAAAGATATATAAAATTATTGACGAATTAAATCATTTATTCGGTACCAGATTAAAAGAAGAATTAAATTTTAAGCTTCAAGAAATAGAGAAAAATCTAGATAAAGTTTGGCCAGAAGGTAAAAATGAAAGAAAACTAATCGAAACTATTTGGAAACTACTCTTGCACAGTAATGATGAGGAAATTAAATGCAAAATAATTAATTATGTCGATAGTAATTCGATGACGTTAGCAAAAGCTGCATTGAATTCTTTCAGTAGAATTAATTGTCCCGAAAGAAAAATTATTTCAAATATATTCTTCAATAAATGGAAAAATAATAGTGTCGTTTTGGATAGTTGGTTCTCATTCAATGCATCTATAGAAATTGATGAAAAAACAAATAGCATTGAAAAATTATTTCAAAATAAGTTTTTTGATTCAAAATCACCTAACACTTTAAGAGCTATATTAAATACATTCGTAACAAGAAATAGTACTTTTCATGCAATCGATGGTTCTGGTTATAAATATATTGCAAAAAAGATAATTGAATTTGATAAATTAAATCCAATAGTAATTTCCCGTTTTGTAAAAGTATTTAGTAGATATAATTTTTATTCAGAACCTTACAAAAGTAATATGATAGAAACAATAAAGCAGATTAAAAAAAATAAACTATCAAAAAATACTAAAGAAGTTTTAGATGCAATAATAGAGTAA
- a CDS encoding photosystem II reaction centre N prot, which yields MFAIALGMSPIEKITVAISASIFIIAFTWVSIKGDLRKLANELIEDNEKNQDN from the coding sequence ATGTTTGCTATTGCACTTGGAATGTCCCCTATCGAAAAAATCACTGTTGCGATATCTGCTTCAATTTTTATAATCGCCTTTACATGGGTCTCGATTAAGGGAGATTTAAGAAAACTTGCTAATGAACTTATTGAAGATAATGAAAAAAATCAGGATAATTAA